A genomic stretch from Bos javanicus breed banteng chromosome 3, ARS-OSU_banteng_1.0, whole genome shotgun sequence includes:
- the SPRR4 gene encoding small proline-rich protein 4 produces the protein MSPSGFLPGSPVPAAMSSQQQQQQQCLPQQIQQQQVKQPCQPPPVKCQETCAPKTKDPCAPQAKKQCPPKGTAIPAQQKCPSTQQAPKSK, from the coding sequence ATGTCCCCATCTGGGTTTCTTCCAGGCTCACCTGTTCCTGCAGCCATGTcttcccagcagcagcagcagcagcagtgcctgccCCAGCAGATCCAACAGCAGCAGGTGAAGCAGCCCTGTCAGCCGCCCCCTGTCAAATGTCAAGAGACGTGTGCACCTAAAACCAAGGATCCATGTGCTccgcaggccaagaagcaatgtCCACCCAAGGGCACAGCCATCCCAGCCCAGCAGAAGTGTCCCTCAACCCAGCAAGCCCCCAAGAGTAAATAG